DNA from Coriobacteriaceae bacterium:
GCGCTCGACGGCGTCAAACAGGTTAACTTTGCCCACCGAGCGACCAGAACCGCGCGCGATACCGTCCTCGATCGAGAACAGCAGCGCCGGCACGTGATAGCGGTTGGTCAGACGGCTTGCCACGATGCCCTTGACGCCCTCGTGCCAGCCTTCGCCGCCCACAACGATCGCGCGTCCGCCGTCATAGGTCTTCTCGACCTTTGCCATGGCATCGCGCGTGAGCTCCGCCTCGATCTCACGGCGCTGGCGGTTGATTTCCTCGAGCTCAGCCGCCAGCGCACTTGCTTCGATGGGATCGCGGGCAAGCAGCAGGTCGAGCGCCAGCTTGGGATCGGCCATGCGACCGGCAGCGTTTAAGCGGGGAATGAGCGAGAACGATAGGCCATCCGCCGTAATGCTCGAAAGGTCCGCCTTGGCGAGCGCGGCAAGCGCGATATAGCCGGGGCGAGCGGTTACGCGCATCTGCTGGATGCCCTCGGCAACCAGCGCACGGTTCTCGGGCGTGAGCGGCATCATGTCGGACACGGTGCCCAGCGCCGCGACCTCGATTAGCGAACGCCAATACGACGGCTTGCCCAGGCGCTCACCCAGGACTTGCACCAGCTTGAGCGCCACACCAGCACCGGCAAGTTCACGCGAGGGCCCCTCATCCTCGAGCTTGGGGTCGGTCAGGGGCACACCCTGCGGCACCTGGTCGGAGGGCTCGTGATGGTCCGTGACCACCAGATCGATTCCCAGGCTCTCCAAATAGGAAACCTCTTCCTTGGCGGCAATGCCGTTATCGACGGTCACGATCAACTGGGGGCGAGCGAGCTCGTTAACGCGGTCGAGCGCCGCGCGCGAGAGACCGTAGCCCTCGTCAAAGCGATGCGGAATAAACGGCGTGACATCGGCGCCAAACGTGCGCAGTGCCTCGGTTAACAGGCAGGTCGACGTAATACCGTCAACGTCAAAATCGCCAAAGACCGCGATGTGCTCGTGGTTGCGAATAGCACGCTCGACGCGGTCGGCAACGACCGACATGCCCGGGATAATGAGCGGGTCAGCCCAGTCGCGATCGAGCGAAGGCGTCAAAAACAGCTGGCCTTCTTCGATGGATGTAATGCCGTGCGCAACCATAATGCGCGCCACCAGCCCGGGTATTCCCAGGCCAGCCGAAAGCTCCTTTTCGAGTTCGGGGTTTTGCTGAGCGACCGCCCAGCGATGCGTCGTCTTAAGCGATGACATAGGCGCCCACCCCCGATAGGGGCAGGTCGCCGCGATACCTCTCACGGTTCATAGCGATGAGTCCTCTGTGTATGCCCGCTTCGGCAGGCAGATCTGTTGAACGGATTTATTATACCGTGCGGCACGGACGTACAACGTCCAGCACACCGCGGTTTCGATAAACGAGGGCGGTAATAGCCTCGAAATATTCGAGCGTTTCTGACGCACGGACGCATGCGAGCGTCTAGCATATCCATTCAAAACGGATTCACGAGCAAAGGGAGTCACAAGAGCATATGAAGCAATGGGTTGGACTGGGCAAGTTTCTCGCGGGGCACATGCAGATCATCGTTCCGATTTGCGTGGCGCTCGGCGTGCTCTTTCCCCAACAGATTGGCGTACTCAAGCCCATCGTTCCCACCTTGTTTGCCTTTATGACGTTTCAGGGCGCGCTCAGCAACACCTTTCACCAGGTAACCGAGGTGTTCCGCCGTCCGTTGCACCTAGTCTTGGCGCTGCTCGTCTCGGCGGTGCTTATTCCCATCGCGGCGTATGCCATGGGGTCACTCTTCTTTGGCTCCAACCCCAACCTTGTCTGCGGCATCGTGCTCGAGTACAGCGCGCCCGTGGCCGTCACCGCTTTTATGTGGATCAGCATGTTCGGCGGCAACGGCCCGCTCGCGCTCACCATCATCCTGACGTCCTCGGTTATCTCCCCTGTGACGATTCCGCTCACGCTCAAGCTCCTGTTGGGCGCCACCGTCTCGATCGATGTGCCGAGCATGATGCAAGACATGGCCTTTATGATCGCCATCCCCGCTGTGCTCGGTATTGTCATCAATGAACTCACGCGCGGCTGGGGCCACGAGAAACTCTCTCCCGCGCTCTCGCCCGCCTGCAAGTTCATGATGATGGGTGTCATCGCGTCCAACTCCACCGCTATGAGCGAGTACGTGCTACACATGAATGTTGAGCGCTTAGAAGTCGCGCTCTTTATCCTGGTGTTCGCCATCAGCGGCTTTATCATCGGCGTCCTGATCGCCCGGGCCCTGCACCTGCCGTATAGCGAGACGACCACCATGTGCTTTACCTGCGGCATGCGCAACATCTCTTCGGGTGCCGTCATCGCCACGCAGTATTTTCCCGGCGAAGTGGTATTCCCCGTCATGTGCGGCACGCTGTTTCAGCAGGTGTTGGCCTCAATTATCGGACACCTCTTTGAGCGTCTGACCGGCGAGGAGCGCGCCGCCCAGCGCAAGCGGGTCGAGGCCAGCCGCGATGCCATGGAACGCTAGACTGTCCGCATTACGCGGGTGATAGTCTTGCTATACGAGCGTTTCCAGATGCGCACGCAGGCGCTCAGCATCGATATCGAGCGTGGTCTCGGCATTAACCTGGGCCAAACGATAGCCGACAAAGTAGGGCGAAACCACCCAACGCGGCAGCGCCTTGGCAATGGTCCGACCGCCCAGGTGATAGAAGAACAAGTTGTACGACTCTGCGCGACCACCGTGGTGCCCGTTTAGGATATAGCGCAGAGCTACCTGGATCGCATCGGCAAAGAGATCCGCCTCGGCTTGGTCTCGTGCGTCATCGCTGGCGGCGATTCCCTGTGGAGCCGAGACGTTGACCTCAAAGAATCCCATGATCGGCTCGGTTGAGATGTTGACCGAGATTCTCCCCTGCCGCCAGACATCGATGCCTTCAAAGTTGGCTGAGGTCAGCGCCGCATAGCCGTCCTCCTGCTCCAAACCCACAATCTGCATGTGCGGATGGACCAGACTGCCGCCCGAAAGTGGGCCCTTGTTCTTGTACATGAGAACGCTGCGATACTGCCGGGAGTCAATCATCCGCTGCCAGCAATCCAGGGCAAACCGCATAACATGATGCAGCTCGTCCGGCGCATAGGTCACCAGGTCGGCGTCATGGTCGGACGACTCAATCAATACGGTCTGGCGAGTGGCCCGCAAGGTCTTAAACTTATTCTCGAGCCAGATGCAGTCACCGTCGCGCCGGATGATATTGGCGAGTTCCTCGGTATCGCAAAAGGGGCACGCGGTGCCGGGACGACGGTTGTCGTCGGGCTTACCGTTCGCCTGCTGAACGTCAAATACCAGCGCCACGGGTTATACCCCCAGCGGCACGATCTTGGTGCCATGGAGCTCGGAGACGCCCAGTGCCGCCGCCACGGTATCGCGGTTGGCCGTGGAAATGCCGCCACCGGGAAGGATGGTCAGGCGGTCGTCCGCGTACTCGATCAAGCGGACCAGGTTTTCGAAGTTGTCCTCGATCGGCGTACCGGCAGTGCCACCGTGCGTCAGAATGCGCGTGACGCCGCAGTCGGCGAGCGTGTCAATGGCGTCCAGCTGAGCCTCGGGCGAGAGCTGGTCAAACGCCATGTGGAAAGTGATGTCGATAGGATCGCGCTTGCACTCCTCGGTCGCGCAGCCCGCAGCCATCACGAGGGCGCCAAGCGTAAGTTCGTCGAGCGCCCATCCGCCAGCGCAGGGCTTGCAGCAGCCAAAGACCAAGCCGTCAACGCCCGCACTTACGGCAAGGCCCAGATCCATCTCCATCATACGCAGCTCGTCCTGGTTGTAGTGAAAGTCGCCGCCACGCGGGCGAATCATGCACATCACCCGTGCATCGTGCTCGTGAGCATAGTTGGTCGTAGCGCTGATAACGCCGGCCGAAGGCGTAGTGCCACCAACGGCAAGGTTGTCGCACAGCTCGATACGCCTTGCACCGGCATCGATAGCCGCCGGCACCCGCTCAAAGTTCTCGGCACAAAACTCGTACAGCATAGATAGACCCCCAAAGACAGCAGATGTTTTCCGACGGGCATTGTCACACACCCCCATGAAGTTGCGGTGGAATAGGGACTCTTTTGGCCTCTGAGGCTCCCATTTAGTCCCTATTCCACCGCAACTTAAAGGGGTAGTCGTTGGCATCTGCCACAACGTCGATGTTTTGGCGAAGTCAGCGAAAGCCCGCCAGAGCGAGCAAGGTGCCTTGAAACAAGGCGGCATTGACCTTCTGGTCATGCCGCCGAAGTTGAAAGGCAGATTGCCGCCCTGGCGGGCTTGCAGCGTCGAGCCGTTACGCGGTTTGGTAAAACCGCGTAACTAGTTAGCCACCAAGATATGCTTTGCGCACGTTATCGTCGTGCAGGAGCTCTTGGCCGGTGCCGGTCATGGTGATCTTGCCGGTCTCGAGCACGTAGCCGCGTGTGGCGATGGAAAGAGCCATCTGTGCGTTTTGCTCGACCAGGAGCACCGTGGTTCCGGCCTTATGCAGATCCTCGACAATTTGGAAGATCTGCTCAATCAGAATCGGTGCCAAGCCCATAGAGGGCTCATCGAGCATGAGCAGCTTAGGGTTACTCATAAGGGCGCGGCCCATAACGAGCATCTGCTGCTCGCCGCCCGAAAGGGTGCCGGCGACCTGGCGACGACGCTCCTTCAGGCGCGGGAACTGTTCGTAGACGCGCTCGAGACCCGGAGCCACCGTTGATTTGGGCTGCGTATAGGCACCCATTTCCAGGTTCTCCTCGACCGTCATCTGCAAAAACGCGCGACGGCCCTCGGGCACCTGGGCCAGGCCCTTGCCCACCAGCTTGTCGGCAGGCGTATGGGTAATGTCCTCGCCCATAAACTTGATGGAGCCGGTCTTGGAACGCAGCAGGCCCGAGACGGTCTTAAGCGTCGTGGACTTGCCGGCGCCGTTGGCACCGATCAGAGCCACGATCTCGCCCTCGTTGACGTTAAAGGAGATGTCCTTGATGGCGTGGATAGCGCCGTACCAGACGTTGATGTTGTAGACGGAAAGCATCGGCTCTGCCATTTAGTTCTCCCCCTTATCCTGCTTGCCCAGATATGCCTCGATAACAGCGTCGTTGTTCTGGATCTCCTCGGCCGTGCCCTTGGCGATGACCTTACCAAAGTTGAGCACGCAGATGCCCTCGCAGATGTTCATAACGAGCGACATATCATGCTCGATAAGCATGATGGCGATACCAAAGGTGTCGCGAATCTTGACGATGTTCTCCATGAGCTCCGCGGTCTCGGACGGGTTCATGCCGGCGGCAGGCTCGTCGAGCAGCAGCAGTTTGGGGTTGGTGGCAAGCGCGCGAACGATCTCCAGACGACGCTGAGCGCCGTAAGGAAGCGAGCCGGCCTGTTCATTTGCCAGGTGCTCCATGTCAAAAATGGACAGCAGCTCCATGGCGCGCTCGTGGGCGGCCTTCTCGTGCTTCCAATACGTAGGCAGGCGCAGCACGCCCTCAAAACCGGAGTAGCGCTCCTGGTTGTGCAGGCCGACCTTGACGTTGTCCTCCACCGTCATGGTGTTGAACAGACGGATGTTCTGGAACGTACGGGCAATACCCATGCGGTTGACCTGGTAGACCGACTTGCCCGAAGTGTCCTCACCGTCGAGCAGGATGGTGCCGTGCGTAGGCTGGTACACCTTGGTGAGCAGGTTGAAGACCGTGGTCTTGCCAGCGCCGTTGGGGCCGATGAGACCGGCGATCTCGGTTTTGCCGATAGTCAGGCTAAAGTCGTCGACTGCCTTAAGACCACCGAACTCAATGCCCAGGTGGATGCACTCGAGCGCCGGGCGCTGACCCAGGTCGCGGTCGGGAACGATGGCGCCAGAAGGATACGGGACCATCTTGCCCTTGTTGAACTCAAACTTACTGGGCATCGGCTGCCACCTCCTTCTTGGAAGCAAGGCGGTCCTTAATGCGTGCGAAGAACGCCTTGAGCTGCGGGTTGTTGGTAAAGATCATGACCAGGATCAGCACGATGGCGTAGATGAGCATGCGATAGTCCGAGAACTGACGGAGCAGCTCGGGAAGCACCGTGAGCAACGCCGCGGCGATGACGGAGCCGCGCATATTGCCCAGACCACCCAGAACCACGAACACCAGGATGAGGATGGACGTGTTGAAGTCGAACTTGGTGGCGGAGAGCTGCGAGAAGTTACCGCCGAAGAGAGCTCCGGCAGCACCGGCGAGGGCAGCGGAAACCACGAAGGCGATCATGCGGTACTCGGTGACGGAGATGCCTACGGACTCGGCTGCAATCTTGTTATCGCGCACGGCCATAATGGCACGGCCGGTACGGCTGCGAACCAGGTTGAGTACAATCACGAGCGCGACCATAACCAAGATGGCGCCGGCGAGGAAGGTCGAGTACGTCGACACGCCCGAGGCGCCCTGGGCGCCCTTGATGATGGCGGTGCCGTCCTCGAGCAGGTGCAGGTCGTCGATCGTAGAGTTGCCCGTGATGTTAAAGATCACGTGCAGGCCGCGGGAGTCGACACCCACGATAAGGCAAGTGACAATCTCTTTGATGATCTCGCCAAAAGCCAGGGTCACGATGGCCAGATAGTCGCCGCTCAGGCGCAGGACCGGGATGCCAATCAAGAAGCCCAAGACGGCAGCGGCGATAGCGCCGACCACGATGCTGATGATCAGGCGCACCGGATCGGAAGGAACGGCGCTCTCGAGGGCGACCGCGGTGACGATGCCCGTATA
Protein-coding regions in this window:
- a CDS encoding bile acid:sodium symporter family protein is translated as MKQWVGLGKFLAGHMQIIVPICVALGVLFPQQIGVLKPIVPTLFAFMTFQGALSNTFHQVTEVFRRPLHLVLALLVSAVLIPIAAYAMGSLFFGSNPNLVCGIVLEYSAPVAVTAFMWISMFGGNGPLALTIILTSSVISPVTIPLTLKLLLGATVSIDVPSMMQDMAFMIAIPAVLGIVINELTRGWGHEKLSPALSPACKFMMMGVIASNSTAMSEYVLHMNVERLEVALFILVFAISGFIIGVLIARALHLPYSETTTMCFTCGMRNISSGAVIATQYFPGEVVFPVMCGTLFQQVLASIIGHLFERLTGEERAAQRKRVEASRDAMER
- a CDS encoding DUF4931 domain-containing protein, which encodes MALVFDVQQANGKPDDNRRPGTACPFCDTEELANIIRRDGDCIWLENKFKTLRATRQTVLIESSDHDADLVTYAPDELHHVMRFALDCWQRMIDSRQYRSVLMYKNKGPLSGGSLVHPHMQIVGLEQEDGYAALTSANFEGIDVWRQGRISVNISTEPIMGFFEVNVSAPQGIAASDDARDQAEADLFADAIQVALRYILNGHHGGRAESYNLFFYHLGGRTIAKALPRWVVSPYFVGYRLAQVNAETTLDIDAERLRAHLETLV
- a CDS encoding copper homeostasis protein CutC, with translation MLYEFCAENFERVPAAIDAGARRIELCDNLAVGGTTPSAGVISATTNYAHEHDARVMCMIRPRGGDFHYNQDELRMMEMDLGLAVSAGVDGLVFGCCKPCAGGWALDELTLGALVMAAGCATEECKRDPIDITFHMAFDQLSPEAQLDAIDTLADCGVTRILTHGGTAGTPIEDNFENLVRLIEYADDRLTILPGGGISTANRDTVAAALGVSELHGTKIVPLGV
- a CDS encoding ABC transporter ATP-binding protein, whose translation is MAEPMLSVYNINVWYGAIHAIKDISFNVNEGEIVALIGANGAGKSTTLKTVSGLLRSKTGSIKFMGEDITHTPADKLVGKGLAQVPEGRRAFLQMTVEENLEMGAYTQPKSTVAPGLERVYEQFPRLKERRRQVAGTLSGGEQQMLVMGRALMSNPKLLMLDEPSMGLAPILIEQIFQIVEDLHKAGTTVLLVEQNAQMALSIATRGYVLETGKITMTGTGQELLHDDNVRKAYLGG
- a CDS encoding ABC transporter ATP-binding protein, with product MPSKFEFNKGKMVPYPSGAIVPDRDLGQRPALECIHLGIEFGGLKAVDDFSLTIGKTEIAGLIGPNGAGKTTVFNLLTKVYQPTHGTILLDGEDTSGKSVYQVNRMGIARTFQNIRLFNTMTVEDNVKVGLHNQERYSGFEGVLRLPTYWKHEKAAHERAMELLSIFDMEHLANEQAGSLPYGAQRRLEIVRALATNPKLLLLDEPAAGMNPSETAELMENIVKIRDTFGIAIMLIEHDMSLVMNICEGICVLNFGKVIAKGTAEEIQNNDAVIEAYLGKQDKGEN
- a CDS encoding branched-chain amino acid ABC transporter permease; this translates as MKFLKDKQTRHDFVTYAMCIVAFAVVFFMQSNHMIPRMIAGQLVPITAYIVMAISLNLVVGIAGDLSLGHAGFMSVGAYTGIVTAVALESAVPSDPVRLIISIVVGAIAAAVLGFLIGIPVLRLSGDYLAIVTLAFGEIIKEIVTCLIVGVDSRGLHVIFNITGNSTIDDLHLLEDGTAIIKGAQGASGVSTYSTFLAGAILVMVALVIVLNLVRSRTGRAIMAVRDNKIAAESVGISVTEYRMIAFVVSAALAGAAGALFGGNFSQLSATKFDFNTSILILVFVVLGGLGNMRGSVIAAALLTVLPELLRQFSDYRMLIYAIVLILVMIFTNNPQLKAFFARIKDRLASKKEVAADAQ